tcaaggttcAAGGgtctggaggaagacgggtgaggagcAGAACcaaagctgcctgaggtccagtgtgaaatatccacagtccgtcatgatttggggtgcaatgtccggtgcaggtgttggtaaactctgctttcttaaatccaaggtcaccgcaacagtctaccagaatgttttagaggacttcatgatttcttctgctgaggatctgtatggagatgcagatttcatcttccagcaggacctggcccctgcccatacagccagaagcaccaaaacctggtttgatgcccatgccatcacagtgcttgactggccagccaactcaccggacctaaaccccattgagaatctatggggtattctcaagaggaaaatgaggggcaccagacccaacaacaaagaagagctgacagcaagcatcaaggaaatctgggcttccataactcccaggcaatgccacatgCCGCGTGACAttgaggcagtgattaaggcaaagggattcccaaccaagtatttaAGATTGTCAtgtcgttttgaaagtaccatattttgattgatttgatgtgatcctaatttctttctttttttcctgaaaaaactgagaagtaaatggtgatttcttcacagtattctaattttttgaattcctgtttttgtgggttttatgagctggaaacccaaattacgtaaaaataaacaaacacttgaaatcgtttaaattgtgggccctgaatctataatctatgaaagtttaactttttgaatggaattatggaaattaaacaacttttccatgacattctaattttttggaaagggtctgtgtatatatatgtgtgtgtatgtatatatatatatatatatgtgtgtgtgtgtgtgtgtgtatatgtatgtatgtgtatatatatatatatatatatatgtctgtatgtatatatatatatatatgtctgtatgtatatatatatatgtatgtgtgtatatatgtgtgtatgtatgtgtgtgtgtgtatgtatatatgtatacatgtatatatgtatacatatatgtatatatgtatacatatatgtatgtatacatgtatatattatgtatatatgtactgtatatgtgtgtgtgtgtgtgtgtatatatgtatatgtatttgaatatgtgtatatatatatgtgtatgtatgtgtatatatatatatatgtgtatatatatatatatatatatatatatatatatatgtatatatgtatatgtgtatacatatacagaatgtcacaaaagtgagtacacccctcacatttctgctaatattttattatatcttttcatgggacaccactgaagaaatgaaactttgctacaatgtaaagtagtcagtgtacagcttgtataacagtgtaaatttactgtcccctcaaaataacttaatacacagaccttaatgtctaaactgcaggcaacaaaagtgaatacacccctaagtgaaaatgtccaaattgggcccaattagccattttctttccccagtgtcatgtgacccattagtgttacaaggtctcaggtgtgaatggggagcaggtgtgttaaatttggttttatcactctcacactctctcatactggtcactggaagtttaacatggcacctcatggcaaagaactctctgaggatctgaaaaaaagaattgttgcgctacacgaagatggcttaggctataagaagattgccaacactctgaaactgagcagcagcacggtggccaagaccatacagcggtttaacatcacaggttctactcagaacaggcctcgccatggtcgaccaaagaagttgagtgcatgtgcccagcgtcatatccagaggttgtctttggaaaatagacgcctgagtgctgccagcattgctgcagaggttgaagggatgggtggtcaacctgtcagtgctcagcccatacgtcgcactctgcatcaaattggtctgcatggctgtcatcccagaaagaagcctcttctaaagatgacgcataagaaagcccgcaaacagtttgctgaagataagcagactaaagacatggattactggaaccatgtcctgtggtctgatgagaccaagataaacttatttggttcagatggtgtcaagcgtgtgtggcggaaaccaggtgaggagtacaaagacgagtgtgttttacctacagtcaaacatggtggtgggagtgtcatggtctggggctgcatgagtgctgccggcactggggagccacagttcattgagggaaccatgaatgccaacatgtactgtgacatcctgaagcagagcatgatcccctcccttcggaaactgggccgcagggcagtattccaacatgacaacgaccccaaacacacctccaagacaaccactgctttgctaaagaagttaagggtgaatgtgatggattggccaagcatgtctccggacctaaatcctattgagcatctgtggggcatcctcaaactgaaggtgaaggagcacaaggtctctaacatccaccagttccgtgatgtcgtcatggaggagtggaagaggattccagtggcaacatgtgaagctctggtgaactccatgcccaagagggttaaggcagtgctggaaaataatggtggccacacaaaatattgacacttttggcccaatttggacattttcacttggggtgtattcacttttgttgcctgcagtttagacattaaggtctgtgtattgagttattttgaagggaacagtaaatttacactgttatacaagctgtacactgactactttacattgtagcaaagtttcatttcttcagtgttgtcccatgaaaagatataataaaatatttgcagaaatgtgaagggtgtactcacttttgtgacatactgtatatgtgtgtatatatatatatatatatatatatgtatatatacatatatatgtatgtatgtgtatatatgtatatatacatatatatgtatgtatgtgtatatatgtatatatacatatatatgtatgtatgtgtatatatatgtatatatacaaatatatgtatgtatgtgtatatatatgtatatgtatatatatgtatgtacagaccctttccaaaaaattagaatgtcatggaaaagttgtttaatttccataattccattcaaaaagttaaactttcatagattatagattcagggcccacaatttaaacgatttcaagtgtttgtttatttttacgtaatttgggttTCCAGCttataaaacccacaaaaacaggaattcaaaaaattagaatactgtgaagaaatcaccatttacttctcagttttgcaggaaaaaaaagaaataaattaagatcacatcaaatcaatcaaaatatggtactttcaaaacgaccTGACAATCTtaaatacttggttgggaatccctttgccttaatcactgcctcaaTGTCACGCGGcatgtggcattgcctgggagttatggaagcccagatttccttgatgcttgctgtcagctcttctttgttgttgggtctggtgcccctcattttcctcttgagaataccccatagattctcaatggggtttaggtccggtgagttggctggccagtcaagcactgtgatggcatgggcatcaaaccaggttttggtgcttctggctgtatgggcaggggccaggtcctgctggaagatgaaatctgcatctccatacagatcctcagcagaagaaatcatgaagtcctctaaaacattctggtagactgttgcggtgaccttggatttaaaaaagcagtttaccaacacctgcaccggacattgcaccccaaatcatgacggactgtggatattatttctattggatatttatatgtatgtatgtatataaaaaaaacactcattgtCTGAGTCTCCAGCCCATgtttaaataacaataatatgagtaaaaaatgctgactgaGTGCCTGATCTCTGCTTTCAGAACACCCAATCAGGCCCACAGCCCCAGTCCTTGTACCACTCAGGTCCACTGTCAGCACCCACTCCTCCTAACATGCCACCAGGCCACACGTCACCACAGGGCTCCTACCCCATTCAAGGATACAGCATCCACGGCCACCAGGGCATCCCCCCCACATACCCCTTGGGTCAGCTAGCACAGGTAGGAATTTACTGTCTGTTATTACCTTAATTtccagtattttttttgtttgttttttgttttttcttatattataCTGGGTGTGGACTGAACTGGTGCTACTCTGCTTTAAAGATGTGTTGTAATGCCTGCTCATCCAGCTGAGGACTggatcattcattcatcagtcAATGAGGAAGGTTTTTCATGGATGTCATGAAAATGTGCAACTTGAAACTTCCGTTTGAGCGCCTctaagtgagggagatgatagattgttctcatgtttggtgttcACAAACGGGCTCTAGGGACACTCGTGACATTACTGTGCAAACATAATTGAAAAGGCAATTGTGCGTGACAATAAGTTTGTTTCTCTCGGTCAGGCCCATGTACAAGGAGCCATGTCAGGTCCCCACCATTCAGGGAGCCACGGTCAACCCCAGTTAGTGATGCTCCAGCCTCCCCCTCAGCAGGGGCCTGGCTCAGTGCCCCAACACCCGCAGCATGGCCCACAGCAAGGAACACACCAACACTTTTACATAGGACATCCGCCAGGTAGGAACAACACCTGTGAAATGTATGGCTcagaatgtaaaaatgtaaacattttttcctcctttacTGCTCACAGCAATGCAGGTCCAGACACACCCCGCCACCTTCCATCCACCTGGAAACTAGGCTTCTCCATTCCCATCCTCCTAAAGATGTTCCCAGAAATGAGCGCAGACATCCCCACTGAAGTGACTGAACATAAAAAACAAGACTGACAGAAAAGTGCAGCGGGGAGAGGACAAAGACTCATAGCACCtttatcttcttctgctgttcATTGGCCCCTGAAGCAGAGGACCTTTTTTTAAGACAAGCAGATGAAGATGGCAGAACAACAATCCTTCTCTTCTCTTCAACTTCTTCCTTTTCTCAGAGGCACGGGGCACCTTGCCAGCTTGGACCAGTCGAGGACAAATCAGCAAAGTGCTTGAAGAGGTTTGTTGACAGCGAGAAGCAGGACATGACAGGACGTATTTGAAGAGGAGAGGGTGGGGTTTTTAACAATTTCTTTTAACTCGCCCCAGTAGTTCAAAGTCACTCTTCTCtttagtcaaataaaataaaaaatggacaagacaaaaaaaataattaaaaacataatgaccaaaaaataaagttttcaaCTTAACTACACACTGTGTTCCTATAGTTTATTATGTAGTTATTTAATGTGTCACAGTGACTCTGCAGGAGTATGCATATTACGCACAATTTGTCATCAAAACCATGTAATTACATCCTCACATTCACATTAGCCTGAATTGGTTCCACTCCAAAGCAATACATGGTTATTTCAAATAGTCACTAGGGGTCTCCCTTTAGATACAACAACCACTGTGTGATAACATGTGACATTTGTCCTTGTTGTGACTCCTCTGTGGGTCAGTGGGACATTGTGTCCCCTTCAGGCAAATatagcatgcatgcacgcacgcacgcacacacagagagtgagtgagtgacagtCCCCACTCGTCCTATGTCAACATGTGGCCTACTTTCATGTCAGTGTTGGGACACCTCAGTGTGACAGGGAGTAGAGCATCTCTCCACTGCGCTCCAGTCGATCACGGTACTCCAGGTTGCTGTAGTTGCCTTCAGGGACCCCCTGGGTGCCGTAGAGAAGaccccagcagcagcaggcgaTCACAGCAGTGCTGTCGCTGTCACCTGGGAAGACCGAATTTTGGGGTGAGGGGGAGAAGTAATAGCATGCAAGTATGCCCCCTAATGGTTGTAAACAGGATAGACTATGACATAGCAACTTTAATATAACCATCACTCTTTATGCGGCTATAgtcaataatacagtatatacatacattatatacatataccTAACTATGTCTacgtatatttaaatatatccGTTATAGCAAACttgacttggaaaaaaaaacttgcaatttTTACAACATATTACTGTCTCCCATGCTCATATGTCCCATAGTGTTTGTGAGTAGCATAGCATGACACTTATGTGGCTATActaacaatatactgtacactctaTTGTGAAAGTATGCCATCTAGTGGTTGTGAGCAGTTAAGATTATGACATCACATCACTTTTTAATGTGGGTATGTTGtcaataatacagtacagtaatcccttgtttaattagttccagaccctacCATGATGTTAATTTCCGccaagtgggattccttatttacaaataaaataattgtgtagttagagcataaaccTGTTTCCAACCTGTTAGTAGACATGGCAAAATAAGATTGAAGACAtaagactcgtgtgtgttgctataaatgtgttttggtgctaGGACAGCAGAGTGGCAGGTGGGCAGGAAATtatatatttgcttaaatatgcatttttttctactaataggtcgtattcaaccacaaaaatgcatgattaatatatttttgaaaaattgtgatacagtgaagctgtgaaattcgaagtgtgaagtggcgaggaatGACTATTTTCCTAGACTaacgccctctagtggctgtgagcagtaTATATGACACCCCATCACTTTGGTTATACTGTACTGTCAATAATATTCATTATGCAAGGAtaccccctagtggctgtgagctGCATAGAATATGACCTCACTGCAACCATGAAGGCAAATAAAATGTTTGGCTAAAATATCGAGGAATATTTTCCAAGATAATTAAAACGCCAACCTCCATGGAAGCCCGCCCTGCTCATCAGCTCCTCCCAGTCTGATCCCGCCCCCAGCAGGGCATCCAGTGCAATCATGGGAGCGTCGTGACCGCTCCGGCCTGCCCATCCCGCCAGGCTGAAACCCTTGTATACTTCGTCCCGCTCGGCCGGGCCGTATGAAGAGGGCCATATGACTGGCCCCACTCCGTTAGAGATACCCCTGGTGTCCAGGTACCTGCAGAAGAGATGAGGAAGATGTTTGCAGTGGAGGAGGACAGAGCTACTTCTTACAAGCCAAATGTCAGCATGCATTAACCTTGACTTGCAACGAGACTAGGAAAAGCTGCTGATGTAGGAGAAGTAGATGTGAACACAACATGACATAAGAAGGAGCAGTAGTTCATACCACTGCCACTTGTCGCAGAAGTAGCTCCAATCTCTCTCCACTTCCTCCACAGCGAAGCCTCGATGCTGAACAAAGCTCCTAGCGATTGGACAGGCCTCGTTGATCAGGCCCACGCCCCAAGTGGTGATTGGCCGGCGTTGAATGGCGTACGCGGCGAAAAGTGCTGAGGCGACGGCTCCCAGAAAACCCGTGGGGTGAGGGTGGGTCATTCTGCCTGTTTCCACGGCAACCGCCACCAAGGACAACAGCTGGTCAGGCTTTGGATATCTGTAGATGATAGATGAGTAATAGAACTTAAAATGGCTCCATGAAAACCATAGGCAATAAAGGAAGTGATCAGTTCCatggtcaaactgtcaccatcacaaCATTTGTAGCAAGTGTAAGAATAAGTTATTAGGCTGGCTCACACACGGCACTTTATAAAAGCGTAAAAAAAAACGTTCACCACTGTAAAAACACAGAAACCAACTCTACTCTTTCTTTTGCTGCAAAAAAGCCACAAAGCACTAAAAAAGAAGTAAGGCTTTGACTTTTACACAGAAAACAGCGACACGGCATCGCATAATCAGATCATTAAATGTGTGATAATACTTATTGGACAGGTTTTTAAAGTGATTTATTTTACCTCAGACCAATGCACATAGATCTCATGGCGGCTCCACAGCCTGTGCCCTCAGGGTTGTATGGAACTCTGCAGCCCCCCTCCTCACCAGGCCTCAGCTGGGACACTCCTTCAAGGGGTACAGGTAACCTGTTGATACCTTTTTTTGCATTGCACCCCACAAGGCACTTTCTCTGGTTCTGTGAAGTGTACTCAAGCTGGTCCTACCCAGAATGCTGGAGGGTCCTGGTTTCCTCCCTTCCATATCTTTCATGCCCTCCACGTAGCGAGCAGCCACCTCATGCAGGAGCTCCTCCCCCGTCTTCCCTGCGAGCGAGACAACAGACATCAGCCTTTGTCcgtgttaacattttaaaacaatgttaCAGAGCTGTTTGGTCTCCTTGTTTGTCTTATCACAATAAAGGTCAAGTTCTGCTCTCCCACTGGCGTGGCGCCCTAACAACGCCACAAAGGCCGGAAATTAGATTTAACCTTCAGCCTTGATGAAGAGggcagcttgtgtgtgtgacatttCATCAAGATCACACACGCTATCACATCCATCCAATCAAGATGGTAAAACAAGAGAAAGGAGGAAAATTTGGAGCTCACCAGTGGCGAGACCGTCAGCCGTGGCGAGGTGGAGGACGGTGTCGTCGCTTACCGGCCAATCAGGGAGTTCGGCTTTGATGTTCTTTAACCCGCCAAGCTCCTCAAGCTCCTACAAGAGCAGGAACACAACTTAACTAAAGACAAAGGCACCATTTTTTTCTGCTGCTTACCTTATGAATGGCAGGTCCTGACTCATTGTACTCCCACAGCTGCTTCCTGTAGCCCAGAGCATCACCTGCACCACTCAGCAACATGGCCGCCTTATAGTGCTCCACCGTTGCAGCTCTGCAAGCACAAAATGCCCATTTACCATTATTAATGacttttattttgcattattttatttttcctagatttccttttttatttcgATTTTCTTTCAATGCTATTCCCGTGAATGCAGTTCTGCATCATACTGTGAGCTCTATCATATATTTTGACTCTCATGCTATATATGAGGTAATAAccacaatattagaaacatGTACCACTCATGACGTTCATCACtgcaaaaaactattttatcaCGTCCAACTTGCACTAAAAAGTTCAAAAAATGCCAGACACTAAGCTAGTGGAGCATTTATGTAATGCACAACCGCTGCCTCACCGGTCCATAGCAGCGACTCTAACCCAACGACGAGTGATCCCAATGCGGCCACACGCGGCAGTTGACGTCGAGGTTTCGAGCGGTGCTCCGTCCAAGCTTTTCGCTGAATCCGGCTTAACAATTTAGCATGTAGCACTTTTGTTTCTCCGTTCGTACCCAAAATAAACGAGTAAGACTCTTTAGAAGAGTTTTGgtctaaaaaagaaaacaaggggAGAAGCAGATTTAAAGGCCAAAGTTACAAATATGGGCGGATCGTTCCAAATATCGATTACATCGATACCAAGGACactatcagtatcggatcgatagTACCGTGCTGAGACAACATGTTTCAGATCTATGGAgtcttttttgttattgtgttgttcatatttttacattgttgctatttttatacagatttttcttttttttacaaattctgGGGGCAAGTTCTTGGGCACACCAGGGCTTTGGGGGCTAAAAGCCAAATTTGATCGAGAGCCAGTAGTAGgttttgtttagttattttgcattattaacagtggcctagtggttagcatgttggccacgcagtcaggagatctggaagatctgggttcgatgttgggcatttctgtgtggggtttgcatgcgTGGgtcttctccgggtactccgatttcctcccacattccaaaaaacatgcctgttaggttaattggcaaatATCTATATGGTgaatgtctatatgtgccctgcgattgccggtgaccagtccaggggttCCCCCTCCTCTCGACCAAAGTCACTCGGGATAGCGTgtgatgggaaaaatgtatataataatttaGAGATATAACTTCAGCGACATGTTATTTGAGTCTGTAAACTGtctgtgaaatcagtgcgcAGTGTCCTttatacttattatttattatgattgcatTATGAACTATTTACGATGACAAGAACTTGACGACTATTttactacattgttacattaccttaccattttcttttgtattttaaaccagcaaagactacatttggattacaggaagtgaacaaatgcattgcaaTAAATGTAAAACGGATTGCtgctcttcctgctccttttggacatgtggaactgtgaattgtaatatgtgatgtattccattgtaatgtgtatgcatgttcaaataaatgaaaccataatcATAAccatcccacagtttttgcatgtttaatgcggtCGTTTAGTtacactttgttcgacggtccttgaacgcaccatctaactttctcccatgctgcaTGGGAATGTATAAAGGTAAGCTTTGATGACCTTattcagtgctaatgtgtatatgtGTTTGGTGCACCTCTCAGGTTCATACTGGTCggtggtgggtctgtattcatttagtgcttttaatttgatgttgttcctgtcataatTTCACACAatccataataaataagatcaattggattgctataatgtatgtatgttttgctgatgtgttaaaAATCTTccctggtgactagctagctCGCTGCTAATGTTAGCGCTACTAATGCTATTTACTTCCACTGTTGTCacggtcacattgacacaagccccaaaaaagctgtcctcggctatgcctgccagtaactagcagctcataacccaaattttagctcacagttcAAAGCCGAGAGacagctcgcatctaaaaaaacacttgttggGACACTCATATGCCATGTTACCACTGTATaattgacaataaaaaatactggcagtaccttctcacttctctctggtggtagatggatgaatgaagattacaactttattctcgtaactttaggacttttttcctcataatttccCCATGTATTTCTatggaaagaaaaataaaacacgaTCCCTCGTGTGGCTCAACGATGTTACTGCAGTTGGCAAAATCTGTGAGTGTAACTTTATTAGTGTCAAGTCGAAATGAGAACTTTACGTGTGAGCTTTTTATCTCCTGAGTGCATCTAGAAACTCCTGTTTAAACtttcacagcaacacacacacacagtgagtaGATGATAGACAAGGGCAGCTGTTGAATATTGATTCCCACAGCTGATGCGTCCACTTTTAGCTGCCATCAAAGGCAGTGAATGTGTTTGGGTGGCTCATTTGTTAACCTGCATAAAGGCTGATGGCAAAAGGAAGGTGAATGAAGACCTGATCACGTGTTTTGGCAGACCTTAAAAATGAATGATGGCTGTATGCTTTCTTTGCAGGGAAGCAGGGCAATGAAGAGGTCCATTAATATGCTGGCACATGTTTCTGATCATTATCAAGCCAGAGACTCTTATCTTCATGTGATTatcgtgttgttttttttaagtgccatGCAGAAAGCCTTCTTTGCTGGTTTGTGCTTGGTGGCTACTGCCGGCTACCAAAAATTGCACAAACTCAGACCAAACTGATCCTATAGGCTGATACAAGCTACTAACATTATATTTTAGAACTAAATAATCACATAGAAATGAGGAGCAGATGTGTTGGAACAAGAAAGTAAAGGCGAAGCGAAACTGAACTGAACGAAACAGAACAGGAAgcaaatacaaaacaatagTCTGAAACCAGAACTACTGCACAAAACGATAAAATAACGAAACTGTCACACAAGCAAATATACAGGgcatgacagtaccccccctcAAGGATGGATCCCAGATGTACTAAAAGTCCAAAGTCAAAAGAGGAGTGGGTGGTGGGAGGACAGGTGGTGGGTCCCCCACGGGACTTCTCTGGGGTCAACCGGTACGACACGCCTGACGGAGCCAGCAAGACACATTAGGGGATGGCCGGGGACGTCAGGCCCGGCAAGACCAGCAGAACTCCTCCGGGGGACGGACAGGACGGAAAGCCTGGCAGAACCAGCGGTGCCCCTCCAGGGGACGGTCGAGACGGCATGTTCGGCGGAGCTGGCGGGACCCCTCCAGGGGATGGCCGGAACGGCATGCGTGGTTGGGATGGCACATCAGCTGAGCCGTGACAGGGACTCCAGGCAGTCCACGCTTGCctggaatttattttttttaaattctactCTTTTCAATCTGATTCCATTCAACTTGatttaatttttgtaatttgccgtttttaatgggaaaaaagtATTTACAAAACTTAACAATGGTGCTACAATAGGTTCCCAATTGCATTTATCTAAAATGAAGTTAGCGTATACAACtccaattttatgaaaatggtGTTCAAATCGGATGAAATGCAATAActatagaaatacattttttgctcATTAAATACAACAGGGTTACTtacataatttgttttttaacaaaacGTTAAAGAGTCGATTCGCACCTCAACATTAAGTGAACCCACATGTAAAATCCTAGttaaaacagtaataaaaaaacaaactccaacaAAGCATAACCTTCTTGGTAGTGGTAATTAGTCCATTTTGAACAACCAGAAATGAAGAACTAAAAAATGTCGTCCTTCTACACTGCTGTCATTGCGTGTTGACCTGAGACAAGGCTCTTGTCACAAATGATGTTGACTCTTGGCTCCCCCGATGCCTGATGAGAGGCCTGACTTGTCAGAGGCGGAGCTAACAGCCTGCTGTCTCCGTCAGTCTTCCACCCTCAAACCCCGAGAGGACGCCGCTTCTCAAAAATACCCTCCCAACCTCATCACAGCGATCCACACCCTCATCCCCACCATGGCCTATGATACCCCAGCTCTATTACAAGTTCCGGCGTTGCCTAGCAACTGGATGGTGGAAAACAATTGGAGGCTGTCATTGTGGGGATTTAACGCAGAGTTTTATAGCATAAATAGCCTCAAAATGTACACTCGTACAAGCAAGCTTGAAGGCAGGAATATAAACAATCACTGTGGAAGACCAAAAGAAATCTTTCCTCACACaaatttgttttctgtttgagGAATTTAGCAccacaaaaatgactttaacAAAGTAACAAAAATGCT
This sequence is a window from Dunckerocampus dactyliophorus isolate RoL2022-P2 chromosome 2, RoL_Ddac_1.1, whole genome shotgun sequence. Protein-coding genes within it:
- the adprh gene encoding ADP-ribosylarginine hydrolase, which translates into the protein MDRAATVEHYKAAMLLSGAGDALGYRKQLWEYNESGPAIHKELEELGGLKNIKAELPDWPVSDDTVLHLATADGLATGKTGEELLHEVAARYVEGMKDMEGRKPGPSSILGVSQLRPGEEGGCRVPYNPEGTGCGAAMRSMCIGLRYPKPDQLLSLVAVAVETGRMTHPHPTGFLGAVASALFAAYAIQRRPITTWGVGLINEACPIARSFVQHRGFAVEEVERDWSYFCDKWQWYLDTRGISNGVGPVIWPSSYGPAERDEVYKGFSLAGWAGRSGHDAPMIALDALLGAGSDWEELMSRAGFHGGDSDSTAVIACCCWGLLYGTQGVPEGNYSNLEYRDRLERSGEMLYSLSH